The proteins below are encoded in one region of Haladaptatus sp. R4:
- a CDS encoding protein tyrosine phosphatase has product MLEYLQHGRRRVAVEMERLRLRPDAQPRDTARAVRSLPPEPAVLFLCLGNICRSPLAERYLRERLQTSAFDCSTVRSAGFIEKEGRSSPDAAVAAAGELGVDLSDHRSQCVDETMLRESDLVLLMDAWNYWYLKRDYPDALGKAYFARSFDASPEFEIEDPYDADRATFRRVYGEVTGAVDAFLATVEDGESEVSENDVVNGNVAGEETRAEDRSA; this is encoded by the coding sequence ATGTTGGAATACCTCCAGCACGGCAGACGACGGGTCGCCGTGGAGATGGAGCGGTTGCGCCTGCGGCCGGACGCCCAGCCACGGGACACGGCACGTGCGGTGCGGTCGCTCCCGCCAGAACCGGCGGTTCTGTTTCTCTGCCTCGGAAACATCTGTCGCAGTCCGCTCGCCGAGCGATATCTTCGTGAGCGACTGCAGACGTCGGCGTTCGATTGCTCGACCGTTCGCTCGGCCGGATTCATCGAAAAGGAAGGCCGGTCGAGTCCCGACGCGGCGGTCGCCGCCGCAGGAGAACTCGGCGTCGATTTGTCCGATCACCGTTCGCAGTGCGTGGACGAGACCATGTTGCGCGAGAGCGACCTCGTCCTGCTCATGGACGCGTGGAACTACTGGTATCTGAAACGCGACTACCCCGACGCGCTCGGGAAGGCCTACTTCGCGCGGTCGTTCGACGCCTCCCCGGAGTTCGAAATCGAGGACCCGTACGACGCCGACAGAGCCACGTTTCGGCGGGTGTACGGCGAAGTCACGGGAGCGGTGGATGCGTTTCTGGCGACCGTCGAAGACGGTGAAAGCGAGGTGAGTGA